From a region of the Nitrospira sp. genome:
- a CDS encoding response regulator — protein MTSSKPSFYQLPVQIAAITAVVVVTWLAAWQYMQQSLIQTAGEALSLGAAEIASKFDRLIFERYDDLRVMAVVLSNRIKEDPPFVQHYLHTVRDTRKTYHWVAVADREGRLVASTSNESPRGMDVSATPWFQEIRALALTRPDATLLGGVDAFLAEEGAPDAIAISRAIYDSRGSFAGVVTSRITLSVLEEIAVETLPSLPNKSSMLTDIEYQIIAEDGVAYVDSDLAHKGRSNFSALKMRSLELARQGKGRYIEEMNLRKHIPIITGYSHTRGWGQPDAFRWTVLVSIPTASLVQPVRSFHFKVGAVGVVIVLPIFYLLIWMQGRLLKEWKLAQAERMRATAAEAQYHLLLQTTDQGIFGVDHNGRCTFMNQSGAKMLGYMPYELLGHPFHDRVHRGGDVLCGDQCVLLRALSHGNSTRLEEQVFRRKDGTVLEVECSAFPLTEPSHTTDFVFTFVDITERKQRTKELMLYQGRLQSLANQLRKADETVRQRVATELHDNLAQTLALCRMKLEALSRATTPSCAAGIAPITELIKEALAVIRQLMSDLRPPTLGGDGDLAAAVQWVTEKLQRHGLVVRVIDDGKQKLLDAEVLRTAYQSLHELLFNVLKHAQVTEATVRLRRIGDHLAIQVKDRGAGFQMEGSQAPTREGGFGLFNLQEQLHAIGGRIRVWSVPGRGSRVTMLFPLQTRTVTALAGYQGKQTSTAAQPGNGDDRPSQLRILLVDDHQIMRQGLRSMLESEPGFEIAGEAMDGEIAVELAASVHPDVILMDINMPKLNGVEATRRIKHQFPNIAVIGLSMHEDPKLEQSMYEAGACAYLSKGTAFNVVCDTISKVRGGDRTTENHPVN, from the coding sequence ATGACGTCCTCCAAGCCCAGTTTCTACCAATTACCCGTACAGATTGCGGCGATCACGGCGGTGGTCGTGGTGACCTGGCTGGCGGCGTGGCAGTATATGCAACAGTCGCTGATACAAACAGCCGGGGAAGCTCTCAGTTTAGGGGCGGCGGAAATCGCCTCGAAATTCGATCGGCTGATTTTTGAACGCTATGATGATCTGCGCGTCATGGCGGTTGTTTTGTCGAATCGTATAAAAGAAGATCCGCCGTTCGTGCAGCATTATCTTCACACGGTTCGGGACACCCGTAAAACATATCATTGGGTTGCGGTGGCGGACAGGGAGGGACGCTTGGTGGCCTCAACTTCGAATGAATCTCCGCGAGGGATGGATGTCAGTGCGACCCCCTGGTTTCAGGAGATCCGCGCACTGGCCTTGACAAGGCCAGATGCCACCTTACTGGGAGGAGTTGATGCCTTCTTGGCCGAGGAAGGTGCACCTGATGCGATCGCGATCTCACGAGCCATCTACGATTCGCGCGGAAGCTTTGCCGGCGTGGTAACGAGCCGTATCACCCTCTCCGTCTTGGAAGAGATTGCAGTGGAAACGCTGCCCAGTTTGCCCAACAAAAGTTCCATGTTGACCGATATCGAGTACCAGATCATCGCTGAGGATGGAGTGGCCTACGTCGACAGTGACTTGGCTCATAAGGGCCGATCCAACTTTTCCGCCCTGAAAATGAGATCGCTGGAATTGGCGCGCCAAGGTAAGGGGCGTTATATCGAGGAAATGAACCTGCGGAAGCACATTCCCATCATCACAGGTTACAGTCACACCAGGGGATGGGGTCAGCCCGATGCGTTTCGGTGGACGGTATTGGTGAGCATACCCACGGCGTCGCTAGTACAGCCCGTTCGAAGTTTTCATTTCAAGGTCGGAGCAGTCGGCGTCGTCATCGTCCTGCCGATCTTCTATCTCCTCATTTGGATGCAAGGACGATTGCTCAAGGAATGGAAGCTCGCCCAGGCGGAACGAATGCGCGCCACGGCGGCCGAGGCACAGTATCATCTGTTGTTGCAGACTACGGATCAGGGCATTTTCGGAGTGGATCACAACGGGCGCTGCACCTTTATGAACCAGTCAGGGGCCAAGATGCTGGGCTATATGCCCTACGAATTGCTAGGGCATCCCTTCCATGATCGTGTGCACCGTGGAGGCGACGTACTCTGTGGCGATCAGTGTGTGCTGCTACGGGCTCTTTCACATGGGAATTCCACGCGACTCGAGGAGCAGGTGTTCCGGCGTAAGGATGGGACTGTGCTGGAGGTGGAATGTTCGGCCTTTCCCCTCACGGAACCCAGCCATACCACTGACTTCGTGTTCACGTTTGTCGATATTACCGAGCGTAAGCAGCGGACCAAGGAGTTGATGCTGTACCAGGGGCGTCTGCAGTCGCTCGCGAATCAATTACGTAAAGCAGATGAGACGGTCCGCCAACGCGTGGCGACCGAGCTCCACGACAATCTTGCGCAGACGCTCGCCCTGTGCCGGATGAAACTGGAAGCCCTGTCGCGCGCCACGACGCCGTCGTGCGCCGCCGGCATTGCGCCAATTACGGAGCTGATCAAGGAAGCGTTGGCAGTCATTCGACAATTGATGAGCGATTTGCGACCACCGACGCTCGGGGGTGACGGGGATCTAGCTGCAGCGGTCCAGTGGGTTACGGAGAAGCTACAGCGCCATGGATTGGTCGTCCGAGTGATAGATGATGGCAAGCAAAAGCTGTTGGATGCCGAGGTATTGCGTACTGCATATCAGTCGCTCCATGAGCTGCTCTTCAATGTGCTCAAGCATGCGCAGGTCACCGAAGCGACGGTGCGGCTGCGCCGAATTGGTGACCATCTTGCCATTCAAGTCAAGGACCGCGGCGCTGGTTTTCAAATGGAGGGCTCGCAGGCACCCACACGGGAGGGTGGGTTCGGTCTGTTCAATCTACAAGAACAACTGCACGCGATCGGCGGACGCATTCGGGTCTGGTCCGTCCCTGGGCGCGGGTCCCGAGTGACGATGCTGTTCCCGTTGCAGACCCGTACGGTCACGGCGCTGGCCGGGTATCAAGGGAAGCAAACCTCCACTGCAGCCCAGCCCGGCAACGGAGATGACCGTCCCAGTCAGCTTCGGATTCTCTTAGTAGATGATCATCAGATCATGCGGCAAGGTCTGCGCAGCATGCTTGAGAGCGAACCGGGATTCGAAATCGCCGGCGAAGCGATGGACGGAGAAATTGCGGTAGAGCTCGCCGCCTCAGTCCATCCTGACGTTATCCTCATGGACATCAATATGCCGAAGCTCAACGGCGTGGAGGCCACCCGTCGCATCAAGCACCAGTTCCCAAACATCGCCGTGATTGGACTATCGATGCACGAGGATCCGAAGCTTGAGCAGTCGATGTACGAGGCCGGCGCCTGCGCTTACTTATCGAAGGGCACGGCCTTCAATGTCGTCTGCGACACGATCAGCAAGGTGCGGGGCGGGGACCGCACGACGGAGAACCATCCTGTCAACTGA
- the rpsT gene encoding 30S ribosomal protein S20, with protein MPQTHKSTIRRARQAERRHERNRATINTVKTLIKKVQSAVAGKKADEAKTSLLEATSAIGKAVSKGVLHPNTASRRVSRLALRVNALSGSGS; from the coding sequence ATGCCTCAGACTCACAAATCGACTATTCGACGAGCTCGCCAAGCCGAGCGGCGTCATGAGCGGAATCGTGCCACCATCAACACAGTCAAGACGCTGATCAAGAAAGTGCAGTCCGCCGTGGCCGGAAAGAAGGCGGATGAGGCGAAGACCAGCTTGCTGGAAGCCACCTCGGCGATCGGAAAAGCCGTTTCGAAAGGTGTCCTTCATCCTAACACTGCCTCCCGCCGTGTGTCGCGTCTGGCGCTTCGTGTCAACGCTCTGTCCGGTTCCGGCTCTTAA
- a CDS encoding DUF3562 domain-containing protein, whose protein sequence is MVSQVETKVIEYDVRDLAKRFAMPPSEAHDMLWNEIHQLEQAARIQDFVPVLAPKHVKEHLRDRPAQQSA, encoded by the coding sequence ATGGTATCTCAAGTAGAGACGAAGGTCATCGAGTATGATGTCAGAGACTTGGCAAAGCGATTTGCTATGCCACCCTCCGAAGCGCATGACATGCTCTGGAATGAAATCCACCAGCTTGAACAGGCCGCTCGCATTCAGGATTTTGTTCCCGTGCTCGCGCCGAAACACGTCAAGGAGCATCTCCGAGATAGGCCCGCCCAGCAATCCGCCTGA
- the pyrF gene encoding orotidine-5'-phosphate decarboxylase translates to MVKIAARDRLIFALDVPSAADADRLLDRLHGHISFVKVGLELYTAAGPEMVKRIVERGMRVFLDLKFLDIEETVRRATSRVAGMGVDFLTVHANRKALTAAVQGREGSSLKLLAVTVLTNFDGQDLREMGIQRTVQDLVTARALLASEVGCDGVVASGEEASAIRQKVGPRFAIVTPGVRPTGKGVDDHARATTPTQTIASGADYLVIGRPIRDAADPPATVDAVLAEMQAAFDARQ, encoded by the coding sequence ATGGTGAAAATTGCAGCGCGCGACCGACTCATCTTTGCGTTGGATGTGCCTTCAGCGGCAGACGCCGATCGACTTTTGGATCGACTCCACGGGCACATTTCTTTCGTGAAAGTCGGCCTTGAGCTCTATACGGCTGCAGGCCCTGAGATGGTGAAGCGGATTGTGGAACGAGGAATGCGGGTGTTCCTCGACCTGAAGTTTCTGGATATCGAAGAAACGGTCCGTCGCGCGACGAGCCGGGTTGCGGGGATGGGCGTGGATTTCCTCACCGTCCATGCCAATCGCAAAGCGCTCACCGCGGCCGTGCAAGGGCGGGAGGGTTCATCGCTGAAGCTGCTGGCCGTGACCGTGTTGACCAACTTCGACGGCCAGGATCTGCGGGAGATGGGGATACAACGGACGGTTCAGGACCTGGTCACAGCGAGGGCATTGCTCGCCTCGGAAGTCGGCTGTGACGGTGTCGTGGCGTCCGGTGAAGAAGCGTCAGCCATCAGGCAGAAAGTCGGACCTCGTTTTGCAATCGTCACGCCGGGAGTCCGGCCGACCGGCAAGGGGGTGGACGATCATGCGAGAGCGACGACCCCCACGCAAACGATTGCGTCCGGCGCAGACTATCTGGTGATCGGTCGGCCGATTCGTGACGCGGCAGACCCACCGGCAACCGTCGACGCCGTTCTGGCCGAAATGCAAGCGGCGTTCGATGCACGACAGTAA
- the holA gene encoding DNA polymerase III subunit delta, translating into MSSAVNHAQLESVLKQQAPASLYLVVGEEDLLRDYALAAIKRAVLGSDGDEFNYELFYGDEASGSDIRNSVAAVPVFAERRLVVVKTAEKLSARESDLLLDCVKSPVDSTTLVFVSPKLDGRLKFSQALTRAAVVVDCSPLRDAQLPPWIAHEAKRVGLQLEEEAAQSLQEAYGSSLYGVRQELEKLASYVPPDRPVTAADVHLLRGMEPGASVFDLTLAIAEGRRGRALSILARNLEAGEAPLRILGSLAWQYRRLWKVKELLASGGRDGEAARSLCMDPWKVRSFLDRFSEPHLHAALRLFLDADGKLKGGSGSRPRMVLEHLLLKLCEETAGKRVEPPRRPPVSPKRVPARVVSNVRTIKSRNRTER; encoded by the coding sequence ATGTCATCGGCCGTGAATCATGCGCAGTTGGAATCAGTGCTCAAACAGCAGGCGCCGGCGTCTTTGTATCTGGTCGTCGGGGAAGAAGACCTGCTGAGAGATTATGCGCTCGCCGCGATCAAGCGCGCGGTCCTGGGCAGTGATGGGGATGAATTCAATTATGAGTTGTTCTACGGGGATGAGGCGAGCGGGAGCGATATTCGGAACAGCGTGGCGGCAGTGCCGGTCTTCGCGGAGCGCCGCTTGGTCGTGGTGAAGACGGCGGAAAAACTGTCCGCTCGGGAAAGCGACCTCCTTCTCGACTGTGTGAAAAGTCCAGTGGACTCCACGACCCTGGTGTTCGTTAGCCCAAAGCTGGACGGTCGGCTGAAATTTTCCCAAGCCCTGACCAGAGCGGCCGTTGTGGTCGATTGCTCACCGCTCCGGGATGCTCAGTTGCCTCCGTGGATTGCCCATGAAGCGAAACGGGTGGGGCTTCAGCTGGAAGAAGAAGCGGCGCAATCACTGCAAGAGGCCTACGGCTCATCCCTCTATGGTGTGCGCCAAGAATTGGAAAAGCTGGCTTCGTATGTGCCGCCCGATCGTCCGGTCACCGCTGCCGATGTCCATCTGCTCCGCGGCATGGAGCCCGGTGCGTCCGTGTTCGATTTGACGTTGGCCATCGCAGAGGGCCGTCGTGGACGAGCCCTTTCGATCTTGGCGCGCAACCTTGAGGCAGGGGAGGCTCCGCTTCGGATTCTCGGTTCTCTTGCCTGGCAGTATCGTCGCCTCTGGAAGGTCAAAGAGCTGTTAGCCAGTGGCGGCCGTGATGGGGAAGCCGCCAGAAGTTTGTGCATGGACCCGTGGAAAGTCCGCTCTTTTCTCGATCGGTTTTCCGAACCACATCTTCACGCGGCCCTGCGTCTTTTTCTGGACGCGGACGGGAAGCTCAAAGGGGGAAGCGGCAGCCGTCCACGGATGGTGCTGGAGCACCTGCTGTTGAAGCTGTGTGAGGAGACCGCAGGAAAACGGGTGGAACCGCCTCGCCGTCCCCCTGTGTCACCGAAACGAGTCCCTGCGCGGGTGGTGTCGAACGTGCGAACGATTAAGAGCCGGAACCGGACAGAGCGTTGA